A region from the Desulfurobacterium pacificum genome encodes:
- a CDS encoding ASKHA domain-containing protein yields MKIHVSIPPDKTLYRVLREKGLIKSAYCGGRGICGKCTVKISGKDVISCLFWGPFEGEVEIAEENLIYTGEPLPDILPSSETGIGVALDVGTTGIETAAFDLNTGKFIKRLKTLNLQSVFGADIVTRVEQGAKGFYSKERELLLKSIKLILKEFNTKISKVIAVSNPVIHHFLLNLPVKSFEAHPFSPIVSDTVIKTGKELGVEGFENTTFIFPPLIGGFVGSDFLSNVLAIKKEGIDSFLIADLGTNAEMGLITEDTFLASSVPAGPAFEGVGLFSGMRAVEGAIYKVFFDGRSFRFLTIGNKKPAGLCASAYFDLIHLLKSFKVLNREGTFTDNLPPLINNYIETIEGEKAFVLYKDEDSLIALTQSDVRKFLLAKGAIYGGLYALTNGRKIPDYLFFSGDFGSHLDSRSIKGLKVIPENLPVPIPKGNLALKGASLLLTGNLEEAEKIKEKATVLDLATDKAFEKGYIEGLEI; encoded by the coding sequence ATGAAAATCCACGTCTCCATCCCCCCCGACAAAACCCTCTACCGCGTCCTGAGAGAAAAAGGACTGATAAAATCCGCCTACTGCGGCGGAAGGGGAATCTGCGGCAAATGCACTGTAAAAATAAGCGGCAAAGACGTCATCTCCTGCCTGTTCTGGGGACCTTTTGAAGGTGAAGTAGAAATAGCCGAAGAAAACCTCATATACACTGGTGAACCTCTACCAGACATCCTTCCATCGTCAGAAACAGGCATAGGCGTTGCCCTTGACGTAGGAACAACAGGAATAGAAACCGCTGCTTTTGATTTAAACACAGGAAAGTTCATAAAAAGACTTAAAACTCTCAACCTGCAATCTGTCTTCGGTGCAGACATCGTAACCAGAGTAGAACAGGGAGCCAAAGGTTTCTACAGTAAAGAGAGAGAACTCCTTCTCAAATCTATCAAACTGATTCTCAAAGAATTCAACACTAAAATTTCCAAAGTTATCGCCGTATCAAACCCGGTAATCCATCACTTTCTTTTGAACCTGCCGGTAAAAAGCTTTGAAGCGCATCCCTTTTCTCCTATAGTCTCAGATACAGTAATTAAGACAGGAAAAGAATTAGGCGTAGAAGGTTTTGAAAACACAACGTTCATATTTCCTCCTCTAATAGGCGGATTCGTCGGCTCAGACTTCCTATCAAACGTTTTAGCCATAAAGAAAGAAGGAATAGACTCTTTCCTCATAGCAGACTTAGGAACGAACGCAGAGATGGGACTCATAACAGAAGATACCTTCTTAGCTTCCTCTGTCCCCGCAGGACCAGCCTTTGAAGGAGTAGGACTTTTTTCCGGAATGAGAGCAGTTGAAGGAGCAATCTACAAAGTTTTCTTTGATGGCAGAAGCTTTAGGTTTCTGACCATAGGAAACAAAAAACCTGCAGGTTTATGTGCAAGCGCTTACTTTGACCTTATACACCTGCTAAAAAGCTTTAAAGTTCTCAACAGAGAAGGAACTTTTACAGATAACCTACCTCCGCTGATAAACAACTATATTGAAACCATAGAAGGTGAAAAAGCCTTTGTTCTTTACAAAGATGAAGATTCGTTAATTGCTTTAACCCAATCAGATGTAAGAAAATTCCTTTTAGCAAAAGGAGCTATTTATGGAGGGCTTTACGCCCTGACAAACGGTAGAAAAATACCGGATTACCTTTTCTTCAGCGGTGATTTTGGAAGTCATCTTGACTCAAGAAGCATCAAAGGTCTAAAGGTTATACCTGAAAACCTACCCGTCCCAATCCCAAAAGGTAACCTTGCACTTAAAGGCGCCTCACTCTTACTAACAGGAAACTTAGAAGAAGCAGAAAAAATCAAAGAAAAAGCGACCGTTTTAGATTTGGCTACAGACAAAGCGTTTGAAAAAGGATATATTGAAGGACTGGAAATTTAA
- a CDS encoding nucleotidyltransferase domain-containing protein, translating into MRLSKEEIKAIKETAVEVFGEGVEVWIFGSRVDDSKKGGDIDIYVETDNYQNVVEKKIKFLVKLKDAIGDQKIDVVIKRKDCQEFICREAKSKGVKI; encoded by the coding sequence ATGAGGCTTAGCAAGGAAGAGATTAAAGCTATAAAGGAAACAGCGGTGGAAGTGTTTGGGGAGGGGGTGGAGGTGTGGATTTTTGGTTCTCGCGTTGACGATTCAAAGAAAGGCGGAGATATAGACATTTATGTAGAAACCGATAACTATCAAAACGTTGTTGAAAAGAAAATAAAGTTTTTAGTAAAACTAAAAGATGCCATCGGAGACCAGAAGATAGATGTAGTAATTAAAAGGAAAGACTGCCAGGAATTCATATGCAGAGAAGCAAAGAGTAAAGGAGTAAAAATTTGA
- a CDS encoding HepT-like ribonuclease domain-containing protein, with the protein MKDLKVVFNELEKHRERLVYSKKKIESWNRIDEKILQNPEKVETIDSFIFRFSKLQDSMGEKLFPLTLEFLGEEVRNKPFIDILNRLERLELIESAQKWKELRELRNILTHTYPWETEIIIDTVKIALKKSEELVRTLDKFKDFLKARGLEIK; encoded by the coding sequence TTGAAAGACCTTAAAGTAGTTTTCAATGAACTGGAAAAACATAGAGAACGTCTCGTTTACTCCAAGAAGAAAATAGAAAGCTGGAACAGAATAGACGAAAAAATTCTCCAGAATCCCGAAAAAGTAGAAACGATAGACTCATTTATCTTCCGATTCTCCAAACTGCAGGACTCTATGGGAGAAAAACTCTTCCCACTAACGCTTGAATTTTTAGGCGAAGAAGTCAGAAACAAACCGTTTATAGACATTTTAAACAGACTTGAAAGGCTTGAACTCATTGAATCAGCACAAAAGTGGAAAGAATTAAGAGAACTGAGGAACATTCTAACCCATACTTACCCCTGGGAAACCGAAATAATCATAGACACAGTCAAAATTGCTCTCAAAAAATCAGAAGAGCTGGTAAGAACACTTGATAAATTCAAAGATTTCCTCAAAGCAAGAGGACTGGAAATAAAATGA